DNA sequence from the Treponema sp. OMZ 838 genome:
AGATTTAATGGAACAAAGATCCGCTTCGGGGGTATCGTATTCAATAGTTGCAATCTGCATACCGTTCCGTTTTGTTATCGGCATACGTATCACTCTTCCTGTTTTTTCCATTAAAAAGTCCTCCAAAATTACATACGGATATACGTTATGATGACTGCGGCACCGCAGCGGCAGGCATTTCGATACGGACTCGTTCTATCGACAAGGCGCCGCCCGCCCCGTCCAGCTCAATATCCAGCCCTTGCACACAGATCCGCTGCCATGTTTCTTGCGGGTACTCAAAAAGGCCGGTACGGTATTCCCGTATCTTACCGGACGGGGCATGTCCGCCGACGGAGTCAAAACTACCGGTTCGTCCCGCATCAGTGATATAGGCGGTTTTTCTGCCATGCTGCCCGCAGTATGCTTCTACCGATCCCGTCTGTGCGTTGATAAGCGCATCTGCGGCATCGGTACCGGAGAAATCGGATTCGGCGGACATCAGCCGCTCATCGGCTGCGGCGGCGCCCGTACCCGACCCGATCAACACGGAGAGCCTCCCTGCAAGAAAGAATGCCATTGTCTGCTTTTCGGCAGTTGCGGTTGAAGAAAAATCGGCCACGATAAACGGCGTTTCCCTTTCTATCTTCGGAAGCAGCGCCTGCATCAACGCAAACGGATTATCCGCTAAAAGCCGATGATGCCCTACCCGCCCCAAAATCGAAATAACTGCAAGTTTTTCCCCGTTTCGGGCTGTAAAATAGCGGTAACCGGCTCCCGAACTGTACTCCGGTAGATTACAAGGACGCAGGACAAACGGCATATTCGGGAGGTTCTCGACTAAATCTTTCTTTTGAAAGATACAATCCCCGCCGGTGATACAATCGATCCCCATTTTTCTTAAATAACCGGCGTGTTGCTTACCGAGCCCGCCTGCACCTGTCGCCATACCGGCATTTGCGATAATAAAGTCAGGCTGATAGCAGCGCTTAATTTCCGCAATATTTTTTCTAACCGCCCACACGCCTGCTTTACCGGTAATTTCGGCGATATAAAAAATTCTCACGGCTCGTTCCGCTTTTGTACCAATGTGTCCGGATTTTTTAATGCCAGTCTATCGATTATTTTAGTACATTTTTTTGCAAGTTTTTTGTTTCCCAGCATCGTATAGGTATCGCGTAAATTAAAGAGTGTATCCTCAGAATCGGGAGCAAGTGTCAAAGCCGATTCAAAGGCACGGCGGGCTTGTTCGTATTTTTCTTCATTAAAAAGGAGCGTACCGTAGTTATTCCAAATACGGCCGTTTTCGGTCTCAAGCTCGAGTGCTTTCGTATATGCAAGCCGAGAAGCCTCCATCTCGCCGGTTTCATGGAGAACAACCCCCAACGTATCCCAAATATCTGCATCAAAGGGATTACAGCGCGCTGCCTCATAGAGCGCATAGCGGGAGTTATCTTTATCATCAAGCGCATAGTAACTGAGCCCCAAATTAAACCACATCAAACTGCTGAACGGTTCAAGCTGCAAACCGCGGCGGAGACACGCGATTGCTTCGCTATGACATCCCTCGGCGGCGAGCATCACTGCACTGTCGTTAAAAAAATCGGCTGTTTCTTGCATACTTAAAATATATACTATCTTACGAAAAACCTCAATCGATGCAATCAATACCGCCGATGCATTTGCCGGTATTGAAACGGCCGTTCCGTACTCTCCTTGACGCCTTTCACCTTTCCCATTAGAATTTCAAAGATAAGGAAATTAGGAATGGATATTATTAAACGGAACGGAGAAAAGGAAGCCTACAATGCCGAAAAAATTACACTGGCGATGCAGGCAGCATTTAACAGCGTAACAGGTACGGCAGCACAGCGCAATAATGGAAACAGCGCGGCGCTTTTGCAGCAGATGACAGCAGAAATCGAAGCTGATATACATGAACTGAGTAAAAACGGCAGTCCGGTGCAGGTTGAAACCATTCAAGATTTGGTTGAAAAAACAATGATCGAGCATAATTGCTATGCCGAGGTTAAAAATTTTATTCTTTACCGTGTTGAGCAGACAAGAAAACGGGATGCACGGCATGCTATCGCCGCTCATTTTACCGCGATTGATATTCTG
Encoded proteins:
- a CDS encoding TIGR00282 family metallophosphoesterase is translated as MRIFYIAEITGKAGVWAVRKNIAEIKRCYQPDFIIANAGMATGAGGLGKQHAGYLRKMGIDCITGGDCIFQKKDLVENLPNMPFVLRPCNLPEYSSGAGYRYFTARNGEKLAVISILGRVGHHRLLADNPFALMQALLPKIERETPFIVADFSSTATAEKQTMAFFLAGRLSVLIGSGTGAAAADERLMSAESDFSGTDAADALINAQTGSVEAYCGQHGRKTAYITDAGRTGSFDSVGGHAPSGKIREYRTGLFEYPQETWQRICVQGLDIELDGAGGALSIERVRIEMPAAAVPQSS
- a CDS encoding tetratricopeptide repeat protein, whose protein sequence is MQETADFFNDSAVMLAAEGCHSEAIACLRRGLQLEPFSSLMWFNLGLSYYALDDKDNSRYALYEAARCNPFDADIWDTLGVVLHETGEMEASRLAYTKALELETENGRIWNNYGTLLFNEEKYEQARRAFESALTLAPDSEDTLFNLRDTYTMLGNKKLAKKCTKIIDRLALKNPDTLVQKRNEP